The proteins below come from a single Polymorphobacter fuscus genomic window:
- a CDS encoding DUF3775 domain-containing protein: MELAVALENVCRIIQRAREYETLLPETDPDEGSNPTDDGEADAIEDDGDNPSEAELRAIVEDLAEDEQAEVIALALVGRGTFDASEWADALDAAAEEVDAIVEWMLEQPTLSTDLEAGLAAFDLSCDGVGTLV; this comes from the coding sequence ATGGAACTCGCTGTCGCTCTCGAAAACGTCTGCCGGATCATCCAGCGTGCGCGCGAATATGAAACGCTGCTGCCGGAAACCGACCCCGACGAGGGCTCCAACCCCACCGACGACGGCGAAGCCGATGCCATCGAGGATGATGGCGACAATCCTTCCGAAGCCGAACTGCGCGCGATCGTCGAGGATCTTGCCGAAGACGAGCAGGCCGAAGTGATTGCCCTTGCGCTTGTCGGCCGCGGCACCTTCGACGCCAGCGAATGGGCCGACGCCCTCGACGCCGCCGCCGAGGAAGTCGATGCCATCGTCGAATGGATGCTGGAACAGCCGACCCTGAGCACCGACCTCGAAGCCGGTCTCGCTGCCTTCGATCTCAGCTGCGACGGCGTCGGAACGCTCGTCTGA
- the secF gene encoding protein translocase subunit SecF, whose amino-acid sequence MPLKLVPDNTNIGFVRLRFIAFAVTMLLTLGSLGLLATKGLNLGVDFVGGLTMEVEFKSPPPLDALRARVDSLGVGQSALQEFGSPRNILIRLPLPEGDQTAVQRVVAKVRAGLQGNYGDLTFRRVESVSGKVSGELIESGIWAVVLSMAAVALFTWFRFEWYFGISTVVALVHDVVVTLGFFALTQLEFDLNVVAAVLTIIGYSLNDKVVIDDRIRENLRKYRTMDIGPIIDLSVNETLPRTVMTSVTLLAALASMLLLGPDVIFGFTAAMMLGIVVGTYSSIFVSSSLLISLGVKTRAAPEVSNAERVVRR is encoded by the coding sequence ATGCCGTTGAAACTCGTTCCCGACAATACCAACATCGGCTTCGTCCGGCTGCGCTTCATTGCCTTTGCGGTGACGATGCTGCTGACGCTCGGTTCGCTGGGGCTGCTCGCCACCAAGGGGCTCAACCTCGGCGTCGATTTCGTCGGCGGGCTGACGATGGAAGTCGAGTTCAAGTCTCCGCCGCCGCTCGACGCGCTGCGCGCCAGGGTCGACAGCCTGGGCGTCGGCCAGTCCGCGCTGCAGGAGTTCGGCAGCCCGCGCAACATCCTGATCCGGCTGCCGCTGCCGGAAGGCGACCAGACGGCCGTGCAGCGTGTGGTGGCAAAGGTGCGCGCCGGACTGCAGGGCAATTACGGCGACCTGACCTTCCGCCGCGTCGAAAGCGTCTCCGGCAAGGTCTCCGGCGAGCTGATCGAGAGTGGAATCTGGGCGGTGGTACTATCGATGGCGGCGGTGGCGCTTTTCACCTGGTTCCGCTTCGAATGGTACTTCGGAATTTCGACGGTGGTTGCGCTGGTCCATGACGTTGTCGTGACGCTGGGCTTTTTCGCGCTGACCCAGCTGGAGTTCGACCTCAACGTCGTGGCGGCGGTGCTGACCATCATCGGCTATTCGCTTAACGACAAGGTCGTCATCGACGACCGCATCCGCGAGAATCTGCGCAAATATCGGACGATGGACATCGGGCCGATCATCGACCTGTCGGTCAACGAAACGCTGCCGCGCACCGTGATGACATCGGTAACGCTGCTCGCGGCCCTGGCATCGATGCTGTTGCTGGGCCCCGATGTCATCTTCGGCTTCACCGCGGCAATGATGCTCGGCATCGTCGTCGGCACCTATTCGTCGATCTTCGTATCGTCGTCGCTGCTGATCTCCCTGGGGGTCAAGACACGCGCGGCACCCGAAGTGTCGAACGCCGAGCGCGTGGTGCGGCGGTAA
- the secD gene encoding protein translocase subunit SecD, translated as MLDFPQWKVWSIWATIAIGFLFAFPNFLTPEQAARLPAFLPSNQLSLGLDLRGGSHLMLEASTDDVRKTKLESLEDTVRAELRQASGGAIAFTDMSTAGGRLSLVISDPSRVDAAVETLKTVTRPLSGLTGARDVDVTVEAGNRIILTESDAGVASSIDSAMAQAVEVIRKRIDELGTREPTIVRQGANRIVVQVPGLQDPQALKALLGKTAKLEFKLVDVAADPTEVAQGRAPPGSQILPSLDGGPVVVKRRAIITGDQLIDSQVSQDQNGQPAVSFRFDSTGGRRFAQATQENVGRPFAIILDNKVISAPNITEPILGGSGIISGSYTVQTANELAILLRSGKLPVELKVVEERTVGPDLGADSIRAGSIAAIVAVIAVSVLMIVTYGRFGVYAVFALVINVMLILAVMSGAGFTLTLPGIAGLVLTIGAAVDANVLINERIREEQRKGRGVIASVEVGFRDATRTIWDANSLNIIVAIIMFIFGSGPIKGFAVVLSIGIATSVFTAVTLVRLIVSRWLARARPAVLVI; from the coding sequence GTGCTCGATTTTCCGCAGTGGAAGGTCTGGTCGATCTGGGCGACGATCGCAATCGGCTTCCTGTTCGCCTTTCCCAACTTCCTGACTCCCGAACAGGCGGCGCGGCTGCCGGCGTTCCTGCCATCGAACCAGCTCAGCCTTGGGCTCGATCTGCGTGGCGGCTCGCATCTGATGCTGGAAGCCAGCACCGACGACGTTCGCAAGACCAAGCTGGAAAGCCTTGAGGACACGGTCCGCGCCGAGCTGCGCCAGGCCAGCGGCGGTGCCATCGCCTTTACCGACATGTCGACCGCCGGCGGGCGATTGAGTCTGGTGATTTCCGATCCGTCGCGGGTCGATGCCGCCGTCGAAACGCTGAAGACCGTGACCCGGCCGCTGTCCGGCCTGACCGGCGCGCGCGATGTCGATGTGACGGTGGAGGCGGGCAATCGCATCATCCTGACCGAGAGCGACGCCGGTGTCGCGTCGTCGATCGACAGCGCCATGGCGCAGGCAGTCGAGGTCATTCGCAAGCGCATCGACGAACTCGGCACCCGCGAGCCGACGATCGTTCGGCAGGGCGCCAACCGCATCGTGGTCCAGGTACCGGGGTTGCAGGACCCGCAGGCGCTCAAGGCGCTGCTCGGCAAGACCGCCAAGCTCGAATTCAAGCTCGTCGATGTGGCCGCCGACCCGACCGAGGTCGCCCAGGGCCGCGCCCCGCCCGGCAGCCAGATCTTGCCGAGCCTCGATGGCGGGCCGGTGGTCGTCAAGCGCCGCGCCATCATAACCGGCGACCAGTTGATCGATTCCCAGGTGTCGCAGGACCAGAATGGCCAGCCGGCGGTGAGCTTTAGGTTCGATTCGACCGGCGGCCGGCGCTTTGCCCAGGCGACGCAGGAAAATGTCGGCCGTCCGTTCGCGATCATTCTCGACAACAAGGTGATTTCGGCACCCAATATCACCGAGCCGATCCTGGGCGGATCCGGGATCATTTCCGGCAGCTACACGGTGCAGACGGCGAACGAACTGGCGATCCTGCTGCGGTCGGGCAAGTTGCCGGTCGAACTCAAGGTCGTCGAGGAACGCACCGTCGGGCCCGACCTGGGGGCGGATTCGATCCGCGCCGGCAGCATCGCCGCGATCGTCGCCGTTATCGCCGTGTCCGTTCTGATGATCGTCACTTACGGCCGCTTCGGCGTCTATGCCGTCTTTGCACTGGTCATCAATGTCATGCTGATCCTGGCAGTCATGTCGGGCGCCGGCTTCACGCTGACGCTGCCGGGCATTGCCGGGCTGGTGCTGACCATCGGCGCCGCGGTCGACGCCAATGTGCTCATCAACGAACGCATTCGCGAGGAGCAACGCAAGGGGCGGGGTGTGATCGCTTCGGTCGAGGTCGGCTTCCGCGATGCGACGCGGACGATCTGGGACGCCAATTCGCTCAACATCATCGTCGCCATCATCATGTTCATCTTCGGTTCCGGGCCGATCAAGGGCTTTGCCGTGGTGCTGTCGATCGGCATCGCGACATCGGTGTTCACCGCGGTGACATTGGTGCGGTTGATCGTATCGCGCTGGCTGGCGCGGGCACGACCCGCGGTTCTGGTGATATAA
- the yajC gene encoding preprotein translocase subunit YajC: protein MFASPAYAQAAAGPAGGATASLIAFVPYIAIFAIFYLLMIRPQQQRAKAHRAMIEAVKKGDTVVTGGGIIGKVTRVDDGEVEVEVAPTVKLKVLKSTLADVRDRNAPVAANDAKA from the coding sequence ATGTTCGCATCCCCGGCTTATGCCCAGGCCGCTGCCGGCCCCGCCGGCGGCGCCACGGCCAGCCTGATCGCCTTCGTGCCCTACATCGCCATTTTCGCGATCTTCTATCTCCTGATGATCCGGCCGCAGCAGCAGCGCGCCAAGGCGCATCGCGCCATGATCGAAGCGGTGAAAAAGGGCGATACGGTCGTCACCGGCGGCGGCATCATCGGCAAGGTCACCCGCGTCGATGACGGTGAGGTCGAAGTGGAAGTGGCGCCGACGGTCAAGCTGAAGGTGCTGAAATCGACGCTGGCGGACGTGCGCGACCGCAATGCGCCGGTTGCCGCCAACGACGCCAAGGCCTGA
- a CDS encoding DUF815 domain-containing protein, translating to MSDPLARIAAALERLSPPAVDGDPAIGHWFVFGDAGLAPAPQPRLTPLALYAGVDAQRAQLVENARRHAAGLPAHDVLLWGARGMGKSSLVRAVHGDLVAGDFDVALVQLVQPDLPRLPQLFRILAACPRRFTVFLDDLSLDGDDGRVHALRSLLDGGVMARPDHVRLVVTSNRRNLVPRQMADQDSDPVNPRDVADDQLALADRFGLRLGFHACDQAQYLAICANYAVAHGLAFDPAAALAWAAGRGARSGRVAWQFTVETAGAAGVKL from the coding sequence ATGTCCGACCCCCTCGCCCGCATCGCCGCCGCGCTCGAACGCCTGTCGCCGCCGGCGGTCGATGGCGATCCTGCGATCGGCCATTGGTTCGTGTTCGGCGACGCCGGCCTCGCGCCTGCGCCGCAGCCGCGGTTGACTCCGCTGGCGCTCTACGCCGGAGTCGACGCCCAGCGTGCGCAGCTGGTCGAAAATGCCCGCCGCCACGCCGCCGGCCTGCCGGCGCACGACGTGCTGCTGTGGGGCGCCCGCGGCATGGGGAAAAGCTCGCTGGTCCGTGCCGTCCATGGCGATCTCGTCGCGGGCGACTTCGATGTGGCGCTGGTACAATTGGTGCAGCCCGACCTGCCGCGCCTGCCGCAGCTGTTCCGCATCCTTGCCGCCTGCCCGCGCCGCTTCACCGTATTCCTCGACGACCTTTCGCTCGACGGCGATGATGGCCGGGTCCACGCACTGCGCTCGCTGCTCGATGGCGGCGTCATGGCGCGTCCCGACCATGTCCGGCTGGTCGTCACCTCCAACCGCCGCAACCTGGTGCCGCGGCAGATGGCGGATCAGGACAGCGACCCGGTCAACCCGCGCGACGTCGCCGATGACCAGCTGGCACTTGCGGACCGTTTCGGCCTGCGGCTCGGCTTCCATGCCTGCGACCAGGCGCAATATCTTGCCATTTGCGCCAACTATGCGGTCGCGCATGGCCTGGCGTTCGACCCGGCGGCGGCGCTGGCCTGGGCGGCGGGGCGCGGTGCACGGTCGGGGCGGGTCGCCTGGCAATTCACGGTCGAAACCGCGGGCGCCGCCGGCGTCAAGCTCTGA
- a CDS encoding DUF3011 domain-containing protein produces the protein MTFFYRRLGLAAAALLGGLLFAAPAAAQTNSRIRCESWQFRPAQCPVPGIVDASVANVIAGDCRPGNWGWDRNGVFVNNGCRANFNVVTRGGGYPGGGRPGGGGWGPGGGRPGAGQVVRCESWNFRPARCPMDTRGGVRIQQTFSRDCTQGNWGFDRNGVWVINGCRADFVSGNGGGGGGGGWGGGNGGGGGWAGGNGGGGGYPGVQIIECNSINYRPARCPAVIQSRVEIDRVLGGECIQNRSWGFDGGAVWVNNGCRARFRVF, from the coding sequence ATGACATTTTTCTATCGCCGGCTCGGCCTGGCGGCGGCGGCGCTGCTGGGCGGGCTGTTGTTCGCGGCGCCGGCCGCTGCGCAGACCAACAGCCGCATCCGCTGCGAATCCTGGCAGTTCCGCCCCGCCCAATGTCCGGTGCCGGGCATCGTCGATGCCAGCGTCGCCAATGTCATTGCCGGGGATTGCCGCCCGGGCAACTGGGGGTGGGACCGCAACGGCGTCTTCGTCAACAACGGCTGTCGCGCCAACTTCAACGTGGTGACCCGCGGCGGTGGCTATCCCGGTGGCGGTCGCCCCGGCGGCGGCGGTTGGGGGCCCGGCGGCGGCCGACCCGGCGCCGGCCAGGTCGTGCGCTGCGAAAGCTGGAACTTCCGCCCGGCGCGCTGCCCGATGGACACGCGCGGCGGTGTTCGCATTCAGCAGACCTTCTCGCGCGACTGCACCCAGGGCAACTGGGGCTTCGACCGCAACGGGGTCTGGGTCATCAACGGCTGCCGCGCCGATTTCGTGTCGGGCAACGGCGGTGGCGGTGGCGGTGGCGGTTGGGGCGGCGGCAACGGCGGCGGTGGCGGCTGGGCCGGCGGCAATGGCGGTGGTGGCGGCTACCCCGGCGTCCAGATCATCGAATGCAACAGCATCAACTATCGCCCGGCACGCTGCCCGGCCGTCATCCAGTCGCGCGTCGAAATCGATCGCGTGCTCGGCGGCGAATGTATCCAGAACCGCAGCTGGGGCTTCGATGGCGGCGCCGTCTGGGTCAACAACGGCTGTCGTGCACGTTTCCGCGTCTTCTGA
- a CDS encoding DUF3011 domain-containing protein codes for MRRLPNCLAAMAMAIAQIAATAPALAQAAPTDRWARPQPGRPGPGNGNNNGGGWGGGNQGGSWNGGNWNGGNQGGNWDGASIRCESQNYRYRECRADTRGGVRLTRVRGGDCRQGHSWGYQRDVIWVNHGCRADFQTRNGGNNGNNGGGGPSTGAIIGGVAVAAGLAALLAAGNKKKTPPAQNGTAAPPLPQEPFVPPAGATGAPARITANTGDVTPSARPSLDTCLQEAARQIGATGGNEIRLDRLDDIQQGNGGYRFRFQLFAIYPDENRTIPVFCRATPTTLVELTFG; via the coding sequence ATGCGCCGGCTGCCCAATTGTCTCGCTGCGATGGCCATGGCAATCGCCCAGATCGCGGCGACAGCGCCGGCGCTGGCACAAGCGGCTCCCACGGATCGCTGGGCACGTCCGCAGCCGGGCCGGCCAGGCCCTGGCAACGGCAACAACAATGGCGGCGGCTGGGGTGGGGGCAACCAGGGCGGGAGTTGGAACGGCGGCAACTGGAACGGTGGCAACCAGGGCGGCAACTGGGATGGCGCCTCGATCCGCTGCGAATCGCAGAATTATCGCTATCGCGAATGCCGGGCGGACACGCGCGGCGGGGTCCGCCTGACGCGGGTGCGCGGTGGTGATTGCCGCCAGGGCCACAGCTGGGGCTATCAACGCGATGTCATCTGGGTCAACCACGGCTGCCGCGCCGATTTCCAGACCCGCAACGGCGGCAATAATGGTAACAACGGCGGTGGTGGACCATCGACCGGTGCCATCATCGGCGGCGTCGCGGTCGCTGCCGGCCTCGCCGCCCTGCTTGCCGCCGGCAACAAGAAAAAAACGCCTCCGGCGCAGAACGGCACCGCCGCGCCACCGCTGCCGCAGGAACCTTTTGTTCCCCCGGCCGGCGCCACCGGTGCCCCGGCCCGGATTACCGCCAACACCGGCGACGTCACCCCATCGGCACGGCCGTCGCTCGACACCTGCCTTCAGGAGGCAGCGCGCCAGATCGGCGCAACCGGCGGCAACGAAATCCGCCTCGATCGCCTCGACGACATTCAGCAAGGCAACGGCGGCTACCGTTTCCGCTTCCAGCTGTTCGCCATCTATCCCGACGAAAACCGCACCATCCCGGTGTTCTGCCGCGCCACGCCGACGACATTGGTGGAACTGACCTTCGGCTGA
- the sppA gene encoding signal peptide peptidase SppA, whose protein sequence is MAIVRGFWRVLVGVKDLLVLILLLLFFVGIWSLLNGRAPAQMPNGAALVLDMDGAIVDQAAEQSPFQALTGSDIGAQREVRDYIRAIDTAAGDNRIRALVLDLDTFVGAGQANLQSVGAALQRFRRTGKPINAYATAYTDDGYYLAAQAGKVWLNPLGGVLLTGPGGSNLYFKAALDKLDIDINVFRVGTYKAAVEPFTRTAASPEARAAEQALLDTLWQSWLGDVQAARPGTDVAAFIAQLPQRLGAAGGDQAKAALDAKLVDVIATRGAFNDAMVKLVGEGEQRRFGTYKGVTMDRYLASQASLLPSTGDAVGIVYVTGNIVDGEAPRGTAGATTIARAVARAVSDNDDIKALVVRIDSGGGSVLASEEIRQALIDAKKDGLPVVASFGPVAASGGYWVATAADEIYAQPSTITGSIGVFAIIPSFDRALERIGVAADGVKTTPYSGEPNVLGGIGPETRVVLQSGVEDVYRRFTTLVGAARKLPVAQVDSIGQGRVWAGSTAQQLKLVDHMGGLDAAVAAAARRAGLKNKPRTIDIERPGSPLGQLISAFVGPGEEQDQVARDPFAKIVAGSRMRLLAAIGDVRVIADGPTMQAACLECAGQGSPRPAAAARTGSWLARLALR, encoded by the coding sequence ATGGCGATTGTTCGTGGTTTCTGGCGGGTGCTGGTCGGGGTCAAGGATCTGCTGGTCCTCATTCTCCTGCTGCTGTTCTTCGTCGGCATCTGGTCGCTGCTCAATGGTCGTGCCCCGGCGCAGATGCCCAATGGTGCCGCCCTGGTTCTCGACATGGATGGCGCCATCGTCGACCAGGCCGCCGAACAATCGCCCTTTCAGGCGCTGACCGGCAGCGACATCGGCGCCCAGCGCGAAGTGCGCGACTATATCCGCGCCATCGACACCGCGGCCGGTGACAACCGCATCCGGGCGCTGGTTCTCGATCTCGACACCTTCGTCGGCGCCGGCCAGGCCAATCTCCAGTCGGTCGGCGCGGCGTTGCAACGCTTCCGCCGCACCGGCAAGCCGATAAACGCCTATGCCACTGCCTATACCGACGACGGCTATTACCTCGCCGCCCAGGCCGGCAAGGTCTGGCTCAACCCGCTCGGCGGCGTGCTGCTGACAGGCCCCGGCGGCAGCAACCTCTATTTCAAGGCCGCGCTCGACAAGCTCGACATCGACATCAACGTCTTCCGCGTCGGCACCTACAAGGCCGCCGTCGAACCCTTCACCCGCACCGCGGCATCGCCCGAAGCGCGCGCCGCCGAACAGGCGCTGCTCGACACGCTCTGGCAAAGCTGGCTTGGCGATGTCCAGGCGGCGCGTCCCGGCACCGACGTGGCGGCGTTCATCGCCCAGCTGCCGCAACGCCTCGGCGCCGCCGGCGGAGACCAGGCCAAGGCCGCGCTCGACGCCAAGCTGGTCGATGTCATCGCCACCCGCGGCGCCTTCAACGACGCCATGGTCAAGCTGGTCGGCGAAGGCGAGCAGCGCCGCTTCGGCACCTACAAGGGCGTGACGATGGATCGCTATCTCGCATCCCAGGCGTCGCTGCTCCCTTCGACGGGCGACGCTGTCGGAATCGTCTATGTCACCGGCAATATCGTCGACGGCGAGGCGCCGCGCGGGACCGCCGGCGCCACGACCATCGCCCGCGCCGTCGCCCGCGCTGTCTCGGACAACGACGACATCAAGGCGCTGGTCGTGCGGATCGATTCCGGCGGTGGTTCGGTCCTCGCCAGCGAAGAGATTCGCCAGGCGCTGATCGATGCCAAGAAGGACGGCCTGCCCGTCGTCGCCTCCTTCGGGCCGGTCGCGGCGTCGGGCGGCTATTGGGTCGCCACCGCTGCGGACGAAATCTATGCCCAGCCGTCGACCATCACCGGCTCCATCGGCGTGTTCGCGATCATCCCCAGTTTCGATCGGGCGCTGGAGCGGATCGGCGTCGCCGCCGATGGCGTCAAGACGACGCCCTATTCCGGAGAACCCAATGTCCTGGGCGGCATCGGACCCGAAACCCGGGTTGTCCTGCAAAGCGGGGTGGAAGATGTCTACCGCCGCTTCACCACCCTTGTCGGCGCGGCCCGCAAGCTGCCCGTGGCCCAGGTCGACAGCATCGGCCAGGGCCGGGTCTGGGCTGGGTCGACGGCGCAGCAGTTGAAGCTGGTCGATCACATGGGCGGGCTTGATGCCGCCGTCGCTGCCGCCGCGCGCCGCGCCGGGTTGAAGAACAAGCCGCGGACCATCGACATCGAGCGCCCCGGCTCACCGCTCGGTCAGCTCATCAGCGCCTTTGTCGGTCCCGGCGAAGAACAGGACCAGGTCGCGCGCGACCCCTTCGCGAAGATCGTCGCCGGCTCGCGCATGCGCCTCCTCGCCGCGATCGGGGATGTCCGTGTCATCGCCGATGGCCCCACCATGCAGGCCGCCTGCCTCGAATGCGCCGGCCAGGGCTCCCCCCGCCCGGCTGCCGCCGCGCGGACCGGAAGCTGGCTGGCCCGGCTGGCACTGCGCTGA
- a CDS encoding Stf0 family sulfotransferase produces the protein MADIEGPVLIDPWDKDGLALDRLDPLPALPFRYPDGWMRPIELRILYTLARRSAGPVLEVGSWIGRSSSAIAAGLRDGVCDPKPVYDIIDFGPCSAAEWQQRFGQKLNIEMGGGHVAAAVLHPGGSMAVLIDNMRRNDLLGHVTSIIRGDVLETPLGRRYGMIFCDAVHGEVEAKRTMPAIAALAAERALFVFDDVTTEAFADTICSYLKPVRRFLLSGKDTYGKLLVVEHHAPAAPAKPAGSAPRPVPSLETARQRRAAAGAIWRDTFAAHGIERSVILASTFRSGSTYVSSLLAANGLPGLSHERFADAWRHIVDPPGEAFGAFLNTALSDAHGGCFATKLMWPHLARLAEATGHGRDEAADLGALFRPARWIQVCRADKVAQAVSFWRAKMTGRWQVYATEAEPEPEYDFLAIRNALHEIELGDRLWDDFFARAGIEPLRVTYEALVADLPGGLSELLSALGLPAEVPAERVGLRRQRDSYSKALQERFLGDFYRV, from the coding sequence ATGGCCGATATCGAGGGACCCGTCCTTATCGATCCCTGGGACAAGGACGGCCTCGCGCTCGACCGGCTCGACCCGCTGCCCGCGCTGCCATTTCGATATCCCGATGGCTGGATGCGGCCGATAGAGCTGCGGATCCTATACACGCTGGCGCGCCGCAGCGCCGGACCGGTGCTGGAGGTGGGCTCGTGGATCGGCCGCTCCAGCAGTGCTATCGCAGCCGGGCTGCGCGATGGCGTGTGCGATCCGAAGCCTGTCTACGACATCATCGATTTCGGCCCTTGTTCGGCCGCGGAATGGCAGCAGCGCTTCGGCCAAAAGCTCAACATAGAGATGGGCGGCGGGCATGTCGCCGCGGCGGTGCTGCATCCGGGCGGGTCGATGGCGGTGCTGATCGACAATATGCGGCGCAACGATTTGCTCGGCCACGTTACCAGTATCATCCGCGGGGATGTTCTGGAGACGCCGCTTGGGCGTCGCTACGGCATGATCTTCTGCGATGCGGTACATGGCGAGGTCGAAGCCAAGCGCACCATGCCGGCCATCGCCGCGCTCGCCGCGGAGCGCGCGCTGTTCGTGTTCGACGACGTCACTACTGAGGCCTTTGCCGACACAATCTGCAGCTACCTCAAGCCGGTGCGGCGCTTCCTGCTTTCCGGCAAGGATACCTATGGCAAGCTGCTGGTGGTCGAACACCACGCGCCGGCCGCCCCGGCCAAGCCAGCAGGCTCCGCGCCACGGCCGGTGCCATCGCTTGAGACGGCCCGCCAACGCCGCGCCGCCGCCGGCGCGATCTGGCGCGACACCTTCGCTGCTCATGGCATCGAGCGCTCCGTCATCCTCGCGAGCACCTTCCGATCGGGCAGCACCTACGTATCGTCGCTTCTGGCTGCCAATGGCCTGCCCGGCCTAAGCCACGAACGCTTCGCCGATGCCTGGCGCCACATTGTCGATCCGCCGGGCGAGGCCTTCGGCGCTTTCCTGAACACCGCGCTGTCAGACGCGCACGGAGGCTGCTTCGCTACCAAGCTGATGTGGCCGCACCTTGCCCGACTGGCCGAGGCAACCGGCCATGGCCGGGACGAGGCTGCGGATCTCGGCGCGTTGTTCAGACCTGCGCGCTGGATCCAAGTCTGCCGGGCCGACAAGGTGGCGCAGGCCGTCTCTTTCTGGCGCGCCAAGATGACGGGCCGCTGGCAGGTCTACGCCACGGAGGCCGAGCCGGAACCTGAGTATGATTTCCTGGCCATTCGCAACGCGCTGCACGAGATCGAGCTCGGTGACCGGCTGTGGGACGACTTCTTCGCTCGCGCCGGCATCGAACCGTTGCGCGTGACTTACGAGGCGCTAGTGGCAGACTTGCCCGGCGGCCTGTCTGAGTTGCTGAGTGCGCTCGGCCTACCGGCAGAGGTGCCGGCCGAGCGCGTTGGGCTGCGCCGCCAGCGGGACAGCTATTCCAAGGCGCTACAAGAGCGCTTCCTGGGAGATTTCTATCGTGTGTGA
- a CDS encoding glycosyltransferase family 4 protein — translation MLTGVKAEHCSGKVYLNVGHTDFDLPGHWRWIKSSNVKAYYMLHDLIPVKHPNLTRPHAVRRHSARVTCALKNADGIIANSQATLTELAHFASRQALAMPSVVVAHLGVDHIPQKAAPPYEAGEHFVCLNTIEPRKNHLLLLRVWQKLIAAGAGNVPRLVLIGRWGLHSEKIQQMLRSDPRLNQHVTVLANCEDAQTFRLIRSASAVLVPSMAEGYGLPLAEAMALGIPVIASDLPCFREIGDAIPLLVPATDEGAWQTAITEFMRSKKEAARQRNLLQFHRPKSWNEHFGLVDRLIAGIPSSRPDATGVATLHRSNPVLRASLPVRDIPDRQAARQ, via the coding sequence ATGCTGACCGGCGTCAAGGCAGAGCATTGCTCGGGCAAGGTCTATCTCAATGTCGGCCATACCGACTTTGACCTCCCTGGCCACTGGCGCTGGATAAAGTCTTCCAACGTCAAAGCATATTACATGCTGCACGACTTGATTCCGGTCAAACACCCCAATCTGACGCGCCCCCATGCAGTGCGCAGGCACTCGGCCAGGGTGACATGTGCCCTGAAGAACGCGGATGGAATAATCGCCAACTCTCAGGCGACATTGACAGAATTGGCGCATTTCGCTTCGCGGCAGGCGTTGGCGATGCCGTCAGTTGTGGTTGCCCACCTTGGGGTGGATCATATCCCGCAGAAGGCGGCGCCGCCCTACGAGGCTGGCGAGCACTTTGTGTGCTTGAACACAATCGAACCTCGAAAAAATCACCTGCTCCTGTTGCGTGTTTGGCAAAAGTTGATTGCTGCAGGCGCAGGCAATGTTCCAAGGCTGGTGTTGATCGGTCGATGGGGTCTCCATTCCGAGAAGATACAGCAAATGTTGCGCAGCGATCCGCGCCTGAACCAACACGTCACTGTGCTGGCCAACTGCGAGGACGCCCAAACCTTCCGCTTGATACGGTCCGCGAGCGCTGTTCTCGTCCCTTCAATGGCAGAAGGCTATGGGCTGCCGTTAGCCGAAGCAATGGCACTGGGCATCCCTGTGATTGCCAGCGATCTGCCATGCTTTCGCGAAATTGGCGATGCCATACCGCTACTTGTCCCTGCGACTGACGAAGGCGCATGGCAAACAGCGATCACTGAGTTCATGAGGAGCAAGAAAGAGGCTGCAAGGCAACGAAATTTGCTGCAGTTCCATCGGCCCAAAAGCTGGAATGAGCATTTTGGTCTGGTCGATCGACTGATCGCCGGCATCCCCTCGAGCCGCCCGGACGCAACTGGCGTCGCGACGCTGCATCGTTCCAATCCTGTTTTGAGAGCAAGCCTGCCCGTTCGGGACATACCCGACAGACAGGCAGCGCGACAGTGA